The following nucleotide sequence is from Metamycoplasma phocicerebrale.
GTAATATAGATGCTTTAGAAACTATTAAATTATTTGATGATAATAAAGACAAGCAACAAAAAGATATTAAGGCTTCAATTTCAATAGAAAAATTAGGACTAACAATTAGATCACTAAATGCTTTGAAAAGAGCAAAATATAATACAGTTGACGAATTAATGAAACTTACAGATGAAGATTTATCTAATATTAAAAACTTGGGTAAAAAATCTATAGAAGATATCATTCAAAAGAGAAATGAATGATTAGAAAGAACAGGTCAAGAAGTAGAAAACAATGACGACATAATAGAATCATTTAATCAATTAAATAATCAACCAGAGGGAGATGAATAATGGCAAATCCAAAACAAGTATTTCGTAGAAATACAGAATGATGAAACCATGTGGAAAGATCATTGGTTACAGATTTATTAATTAATGGGCAATTAAAAACCACTTTAGAAAGAGCAAAAAGAATTAGATCAACAGCTGAAAAAATAATTACTTTAGGTAAGAAAAATACACTTGCTACTCGTAGACAAGCAGCTAAGTTTTTAAGACTTATTCCTTCAAAACATGAAAATAAAGATTCTTTACAATATTTATTTGATGTATTAGCACCAAAATATGCAAATAGAAATGGTGGATATACAAGAATTATTAAAATTAATAACCGTGCAGGCGATAATGCTAAGATGGCTATTATTAAATTAGTATAGGTTAGGAGAAAAAAATGGCTATAGTACCAAAGAGAAAAACTTCAAAACAAAGAAAACATTTAAGAAGAAGTCATCATGCTTTAGTTGCAACAACACTAGTTGAATGTAAGCATTGTAAACAATTAATTATTCCTCACCAAGCATGTAAATATTGTGGATTTTATAAAGAAGAAAAGGTTATTAAAAACGCTATTAACGATAAGATTAAATAATTTAGCTTAAGGATAACAGGTTTGCCTGTTATTTTTTTATTTTTTTTCAACACAATATAAAACTTTTTTATATAATAATAAGGCTTATTTTAATTTTTTAGTGCTTTTGAACTTCAATTTATAATAAGCAAATAGAATACACAAAAAAATATTAATTATTTTTAACTAAAAAAAATTAAATGTGTATAATACTAAATGTAGCAACTTTTTAATTGCTATGCTATATTGAGATAGTTCTTTGAAAACTG
It contains:
- the rpmF gene encoding 50S ribosomal protein L32, encoding MAIVPKRKTSKQRKHLRRSHHALVATTLVECKHCKQLIIPHQACKYCGFYKEEKVIKNAINDKIK
- the rplQ gene encoding 50S ribosomal protein L17, which encodes MANPKQVFRRNTEWWNHVERSLVTDLLINGQLKTTLERAKRIRSTAEKIITLGKKNTLATRRQAAKFLRLIPSKHENKDSLQYLFDVLAPKYANRNGGYTRIIKINNRAGDNAKMAIIKLV